In Synechococcus sp. CB0101, a genomic segment contains:
- a CDS encoding photosystem II S4 domain protein has product MLPRDTLLKGSRRPQELAGLIDLAEQALRTWEPCWSDFVDAELKEEAEARLGALSEVDLWADGGWPQAERCRLLVRRADQADLVDAPAPLAEICGLVVSGNFLFDPAEPADVREGLRQAGLQDSDLGDVWMRGDRGAQALIRKEAEVLADQREAQVRSVPVQLQVVPLEQLQWPASRAPKQLSSVEASLRLDAVASAGLGLSRSRMADLIRQGSVRVNWQVITSPSKELRCGDRVRLDGRGELEILEIQPTKRDRWRLVMQRR; this is encoded by the coding sequence ATGCTGCCGCGCGACACCTTGCTCAAGGGGAGCCGCCGCCCGCAGGAGCTGGCGGGCCTGATCGATCTGGCGGAGCAGGCGCTGCGCACCTGGGAGCCCTGCTGGAGCGACTTCGTGGATGCGGAACTCAAGGAAGAAGCGGAGGCCCGTCTCGGCGCCTTGAGCGAAGTGGACCTATGGGCCGATGGAGGCTGGCCCCAGGCGGAGCGCTGCCGGCTGCTGGTGCGCCGAGCGGATCAGGCCGATCTGGTGGATGCACCGGCCCCCCTGGCCGAAATCTGCGGACTGGTGGTGAGCGGCAACTTTCTGTTTGACCCCGCCGAGCCAGCCGATGTGCGCGAAGGGCTACGGCAAGCCGGGCTCCAAGACAGCGATCTGGGGGATGTGTGGATGCGAGGCGATCGGGGCGCCCAGGCCCTGATCCGCAAGGAAGCAGAAGTACTGGCCGACCAGCGTGAGGCGCAGGTGCGCAGCGTGCCGGTGCAGCTGCAGGTGGTGCCGTTGGAGCAGCTGCAGTGGCCGGCCAGCCGCGCACCCAAGCAGCTGAGCAGCGTGGAGGCCTCCCTGCGGCTCGATGCTGTGGCATCAGCCGGACTCGGTCTCTCCCGTAGCCGCATGGCCGACTTGATCCGCCAGGGATCGGTGCGGGTGAACTGGCAGGTGATCACCAGCCCCAGCAAGGAGCTGCGCTGCGGTGATCGGGTGCGACTCGATGGACGCGGCGAGCTCGAAATCCTGGAGATTCAGCCCACCAAGCGGGATCGCTGGCGCCTGGTGATGCAGCGGCGCTGA
- the murD gene encoding UDP-N-acetylmuramoyl-L-alanine--D-glutamate ligase produces MSLQVVLGLGRSGVGAARLLHQRGASVLVLESGDGPALQERADALRREGIAVHLGVPLEPASFTALEVQPARVIVSPGIRWDHPTLKALRQQGIRTDGEITTAWEASAGVPWIGITGTNGKTTVTHLIAHLLEQAGLDAPMCGNVGFSAAELALARSGANAPTWLVVELSSYQIESAPALAPRIGVWTTLTPDHLERHGTLDNYRAIKRSLLEHSTVRVLNADDPDLRSRAASWDQARWVTAESREQARAAGIEPHLWIEANQVCQASGPLLPADALAMPGAHNRQNMLMAVAVGLEVGLSAEQMAAALRCFPGVPHRLELIRERDGVRWFNDSKATNYDAAEVALRALQGPLVVLAGGEAKQGEAAGWLAGLEREARAVVLFGAARDTFQQLLEASHYSGAVHRVAGLSEAVPLAQRLAAEQNCRAVLLSPACASFDQYRDFEARGDHFRQLVQSL; encoded by the coding sequence ATGTCGCTGCAGGTGGTGCTGGGGCTCGGGCGTTCAGGCGTGGGCGCGGCCCGGTTGCTTCATCAGCGAGGCGCATCGGTGCTGGTACTGGAAAGCGGCGACGGCCCGGCCCTCCAGGAACGCGCTGATGCCTTACGCCGCGAAGGCATTGCCGTTCATTTAGGCGTCCCCCTGGAGCCGGCCAGCTTCACGGCGCTCGAGGTTCAGCCAGCGCGGGTGATTGTGAGCCCAGGCATCCGCTGGGATCACCCCACTCTCAAAGCCCTGCGTCAGCAGGGCATTCGTACCGATGGCGAAATCACCACCGCCTGGGAAGCCAGTGCCGGAGTCCCCTGGATTGGCATCACCGGCACCAACGGCAAAACCACCGTCACCCATCTGATCGCCCACCTGCTGGAGCAAGCCGGGCTTGACGCCCCGATGTGCGGCAACGTGGGCTTCTCTGCAGCAGAGCTGGCCCTGGCGCGCAGCGGGGCCAATGCTCCTACGTGGCTGGTGGTGGAGCTGAGCAGCTACCAGATCGAATCGGCACCGGCCCTGGCCCCGCGCATCGGCGTGTGGACCACCCTCACCCCCGATCACCTGGAGCGCCACGGCACCCTCGACAACTACCGGGCCATCAAACGCAGCCTGCTGGAGCACTCAACGGTGCGCGTGCTCAACGCCGATGATCCCGACCTGCGCAGCCGCGCCGCCAGCTGGGATCAGGCCCGTTGGGTGACGGCCGAGAGCCGGGAGCAAGCCCGTGCCGCCGGCATCGAACCCCATCTTTGGATCGAGGCGAATCAGGTCTGCCAGGCGAGTGGACCACTGCTGCCAGCCGATGCCCTGGCGATGCCCGGTGCCCACAATCGCCAGAACATGCTGATGGCGGTGGCGGTTGGTCTGGAGGTGGGCCTGAGCGCCGAACAGATGGCTGCAGCCTTGCGCTGCTTTCCCGGCGTGCCCCATCGCCTCGAGCTGATCCGAGAGCGCGATGGCGTGCGCTGGTTCAACGACAGCAAGGCCACCAACTACGACGCCGCTGAGGTGGCGCTGCGCGCACTGCAAGGGCCCTTGGTGGTGCTGGCCGGCGGTGAAGCCAAACAAGGCGAAGCGGCTGGATGGCTTGCCGGGCTGGAGCGAGAGGCCCGGGCTGTGGTGCTGTTCGGCGCCGCGCGGGACACCTTTCAACAGCTGCTGGAGGCCAGCCATTACAGCGGGGCGGTGCATCGGGTGGCTGGACTGAGCGAGGCGGTTCCCCTCGCCCAGCGACTGGCGGCTGAGCAGAACTGCCGAGCGGTGCTGCTCTCACCGGCTTGCGCCAGCTTTGATCAGTACCGGGATTTCGAAGCCCGCGGCGACCATTTCCGCCAACTGGTGCAGAGCCTCTGA
- a CDS encoding EVE domain-containing protein, with product MAFWLMKSEPDVYGIEHLKQEGTTLWDGIRNYQARNFMRAMQIGDRAFFYHSNAKPPGIVGLMEVIETGLVDPSQFDPTNKYFDPKSSPEKPRWDCVRLRYVGSFGELLSLDALREQFSVEELPVVRNGNRLSILPVPEASAERLFELLGPL from the coding sequence ATGGCCTTCTGGCTGATGAAAAGCGAGCCCGATGTGTACGGGATTGAGCATCTAAAGCAGGAAGGCACAACGCTCTGGGATGGCATTCGCAACTATCAGGCGCGCAATTTCATGCGTGCGATGCAGATCGGCGACCGCGCTTTCTTCTATCACTCCAATGCCAAACCGCCCGGCATTGTTGGGCTGATGGAGGTGATTGAGACCGGATTGGTCGACCCCAGTCAGTTTGATCCCACCAACAAATACTTCGATCCCAAATCCAGCCCAGAGAAGCCCCGTTGGGATTGCGTGCGGCTGCGCTACGTGGGCAGCTTCGGCGAGCTGCTGAGCCTCGATGCCCTGCGTGAGCAGTTCAGCGTGGAGGAACTGCCGGTGGTGCGCAATGGCAATCGCCTCTCGATCCTGCCGGTGCCGGAGGCCAGCGCCGAACGCTTGTTTGAGCTGCTGGGGCCTCTGTGA
- a CDS encoding DUF2811 domain-containing protein has product MDSAATVSMRAEVPEPLLQSMQGFIEAHPNWDQYRLFQAALAGFLVQNGVQTREITRCYLANLFPQQRRFSDPIA; this is encoded by the coding sequence ATGGACAGTGCCGCCACGGTGAGCATGCGCGCTGAGGTGCCTGAGCCCCTGCTGCAGTCGATGCAGGGCTTCATTGAGGCCCATCCCAACTGGGATCAGTACCGCCTGTTCCAAGCGGCCCTGGCCGGTTTCCTGGTGCAGAACGGCGTTCAGACCCGCGAGATCACCCGCTGCTATCTCGCCAACCTCTTCCCCCAGCAGCGCCGCTTCAGCGATCCGATTGCTTGA
- a CDS encoding NAD(P)-dependent oxidoreductase, whose product MTIALLGTGLLGSAIATRLLGCGHTLTVWNRKPERCQPLVDLGAQQANSPALAAAQADWLITVLSDGPTTQSVLIDQVGDALRGRRVLQIGTIGPAESQQLADAVHALGGSYLEAPVLGSRPEALEGNLQLMAGGPDELMEEALPLLRQLSQKPVHLGPVGAAMTTKLALNQLIASLTHAFSLSLHLVQQGGVAVEPFMDLLRSSALYAPTFDKKLQRELSGDYSNPNFPTAHLRKDLDLFMAAAQQAGLNSEGLSGLAALLQRSSAAGLDELDYCALHQLTAGQTAAATPD is encoded by the coding sequence ATGACCATTGCCCTGCTCGGAACAGGCCTGCTCGGCAGTGCCATCGCCACGCGGCTGCTCGGCTGCGGCCACACGCTCACGGTGTGGAACCGCAAACCCGAACGCTGCCAGCCCCTAGTGGACCTCGGGGCCCAACAGGCCAACAGTCCGGCGCTGGCCGCTGCCCAGGCCGACTGGCTGATCACCGTGCTCAGCGACGGACCCACCACCCAGAGCGTGTTGATCGATCAGGTGGGAGATGCGCTGCGAGGCCGCCGTGTGCTGCAGATCGGCACCATCGGGCCGGCTGAAAGCCAGCAACTAGCTGATGCGGTGCATGCACTCGGCGGCTCCTATCTGGAGGCACCAGTGCTGGGAAGCCGACCTGAAGCCCTGGAGGGCAACCTGCAGCTCATGGCCGGTGGCCCGGATGAGCTCATGGAGGAAGCTCTGCCGCTGCTCCGCCAGCTCAGCCAGAAGCCCGTGCATCTCGGCCCGGTGGGCGCGGCGATGACCACCAAGCTGGCCCTCAACCAGCTGATCGCCAGCCTCACCCACGCCTTCAGCCTTTCGCTGCACCTGGTGCAGCAAGGCGGCGTGGCGGTGGAGCCCTTCATGGACCTGCTGCGCAGCAGTGCCCTCTACGCCCCCACCTTCGACAAAAAGCTGCAGCGCGAACTCAGCGGCGACTACAGCAACCCCAATTTCCCCACGGCCCACCTGCGCAAAGACCTCGATCTGTTCATGGCCGCCGCGCAGCAAGCCGGGCTCAACAGCGAAGGGCTAAGCGGGCTTGCGGCTCTGCTGCAGCGATCCAGCGCCGCCGGCCTCGACGAGCTCGACTACTGCGCACTGCACCAGCTCACGGCTGGCCAAACAGCTGCTGCAACGCCTGACTGA
- a CDS encoding DUF1818 family protein, with amino-acid sequence MIQREGEGWRLAWDGSRQPFSVLMAGEGWAAELTELEASALRDAVSDLVAQHQGLVDQLMEEESIELELERDPWWLAIEGDRSSWLLRVVLTPEAGQRAVEGSWSVAAARPFSQALQQLFGQP; translated from the coding sequence GTGATCCAGCGCGAAGGAGAGGGTTGGCGGTTGGCCTGGGATGGCAGCCGTCAGCCCTTTTCTGTGTTGATGGCTGGTGAAGGCTGGGCCGCAGAACTCACCGAGCTCGAGGCATCGGCCCTGCGGGATGCGGTGTCGGATCTTGTGGCCCAGCATCAGGGGCTGGTGGATCAGCTGATGGAGGAGGAATCGATCGAGCTGGAACTCGAGCGCGATCCGTGGTGGTTGGCCATTGAGGGCGATCGCAGCAGTTGGTTGCTGCGGGTGGTGCTCACGCCCGAGGCAGGGCAGCGGGCAGTGGAGGGGAGTTGGTCGGTCGCTGCGGCCCGGCCGTTCAGTCAGGCGTTGCAGCAGCTGTTTGGCCAGCCGTGA
- a CDS encoding DNA-directed RNA polymerase subunit omega produces the protein MYLGVNVSPKELAQRAESLVRFSSNRYLTTVRIAFRAKQRRFDDFDGLLEDSMVKPVQRAIIELSDEQDQPDLLPG, from the coding sequence ATGTATCTCGGCGTCAACGTCAGCCCCAAAGAGCTCGCGCAGCGCGCCGAGAGCCTGGTTCGCTTCTCCAGCAACCGCTACCTCACCACCGTTCGCATCGCTTTCCGCGCCAAGCAGCGCCGCTTCGATGACTTCGACGGCCTGCTGGAAGATTCGATGGTGAAGCCTGTGCAGCGCGCCATCATCGAGCTCAGCGACGAACAGGACCAGCCCGACCTGCTGCCTGGCTGA
- a CDS encoding Hsp70 family protein — translation MAGTLAIDLGSTTTVVAFQGSGEAPPELLELTPISTRDPAVVPSLIWLKEASSSQALIGRQVIEAGLLEQGGTELHRDFKRRIGGGNPEPRSGWLSPEQSGQLLLEQIWQRLPQTVQPERLVLTAPIDSYRGYRQWLLEATSQLAVPEIALVDEPTAAAIGAGLPPGSRVLVVDMGGGTTDLSLVALEGGEGKAAPIAQLLRFGGRDLTASRQSLRTARVLGKAGLALGGRDLDRWIAADQVKRRPELASLDPSSPSLLEGCERLKCQLTDAEEALTLWSPGPGAAPIELRLSRRELDLLLRQRQLLTLLDELLEQVLAAARGCGVQADDIDAVLPVGGSSSLPLIRSWLQERLPQVPLRGERPVEAVALGALRLTPGVVVRDVLDRGVSLRCWDQRSSEHRWHPLFLPGQPWPSEQPLTLRLACSRSGQTNLELVLGEPLAEERSEVVFVNGLPVLRRQSAGAAAVQDWSQQPAAIPLTPAGEPGSDRLELRFAINARGELVVDGRDLATDQPLPQRCLGRVR, via the coding sequence GTGGCCGGCACCCTCGCCATCGACCTGGGCAGCACCACCACCGTGGTGGCCTTCCAAGGCAGTGGAGAGGCGCCTCCCGAGCTGCTGGAGCTCACACCGATCAGCACCCGCGATCCGGCCGTTGTGCCCAGCTTGATCTGGCTCAAGGAGGCGTCATCCAGCCAGGCGTTGATCGGCCGCCAGGTGATCGAAGCCGGCCTGCTCGAGCAGGGGGGCACCGAGCTGCATCGCGACTTCAAACGCCGCATCGGCGGCGGCAACCCAGAGCCTCGCAGCGGCTGGCTCAGCCCGGAGCAGAGCGGCCAACTGCTGCTCGAGCAGATCTGGCAGCGGCTACCGCAGACCGTGCAGCCCGAACGCCTCGTGCTCACGGCACCGATCGACAGCTACCGGGGTTATCGCCAATGGCTGCTTGAAGCCACCAGCCAGCTGGCGGTGCCGGAAATCGCCCTGGTGGATGAACCCACAGCGGCGGCAATCGGTGCGGGGCTGCCGCCAGGCAGTCGGGTGTTGGTGGTGGATATGGGCGGCGGCACCACCGATCTCTCGCTGGTGGCGCTGGAGGGAGGCGAGGGCAAAGCGGCCCCGATCGCCCAGCTGCTGCGCTTCGGCGGCCGCGACCTCACCGCCAGCCGCCAGAGCCTGCGCACCGCTCGCGTGCTCGGCAAAGCCGGCCTGGCCCTGGGGGGGCGTGATCTCGATCGTTGGATTGCCGCCGACCAGGTCAAGCGGCGCCCCGAGCTGGCCTCACTGGATCCCTCCAGCCCCTCGCTGCTAGAGGGGTGCGAGCGTTTGAAGTGCCAGCTCACTGATGCCGAGGAGGCCCTGACCCTCTGGAGCCCTGGCCCGGGCGCGGCACCGATCGAACTGCGCCTGAGCCGCCGCGAGCTCGATCTGCTGCTGCGGCAGCGGCAGCTACTCACCCTGCTCGATGAGCTGCTGGAGCAGGTGCTGGCTGCGGCGCGGGGCTGCGGGGTGCAAGCTGACGACATTGATGCCGTGCTGCCGGTGGGAGGCAGCAGCAGCCTGCCGCTGATCCGCAGCTGGCTGCAGGAGCGGCTGCCCCAGGTGCCGCTGCGGGGGGAGCGCCCGGTGGAGGCCGTCGCCCTCGGAGCGCTACGGCTCACGCCGGGGGTCGTCGTAAGAGACGTGCTGGACCGCGGGGTGTCGCTGCGCTGCTGGGACCAGCGCAGCAGCGAGCACCGCTGGCACCCGCTCTTTCTGCCGGGGCAGCCCTGGCCGAGCGAACAACCGCTAACGCTGCGTCTGGCCTGCAGCCGCAGCGGCCAGACCAATCTGGAACTGGTGCTCGGGGAACCCCTGGCCGAAGAACGCAGCGAAGTGGTGTTCGTGAACGGGCTGCCCGTGCTGCGGCGCCAGAGCGCCGGTGCGGCGGCAGTGCAGGACTGGAGCCAACAGCCCGCGGCGATTCCGCTCACACCAGCCGGAGAGCCCGGCAGCGACCGGCTGGAGCTGCGGTTTGCCATCAACGCCCGCGGGGAATTGGTGGTGGATGGTCGGGATCTAGCCACCGATCAGCCCCTGCCGCAGCGCTGCTTGGGCCGCGTGCGCTGA
- a CDS encoding ferredoxin-thioredoxin reductase variable chain, with protein MQAGDQVKVSQSVVVFHHPEHRGQAFDLKGQQGEVFQVLTDYKGRTISPTMPVIVAFGRFRAHFRSDELEPVA; from the coding sequence ATGCAGGCAGGAGATCAGGTCAAGGTCAGCCAGAGCGTGGTGGTCTTCCACCATCCCGAGCATCGCGGCCAGGCCTTCGATCTCAAGGGCCAACAAGGAGAGGTGTTCCAGGTGCTCACCGATTACAAGGGCCGCACCATCAGCCCCACCATGCCGGTGATCGTGGCCTTCGGGCGCTTCCGCGCTCATTTCCGCAGCGATGAGCTGGAGCCAGTGGCCTGA
- the pyrR gene encoding bifunctional pyr operon transcriptional regulator/uracil phosphoribosyltransferase PyrR — translation MSADRMEILSADELGRTLNRLASQVLESAADSHQLVLLGIPTRGVALAEVLAQRLEALCGHPIACGSLDPTFHRDDLDRIGTRLATPTQLPADLEGRDLVLVDDVIFTGRTVRAALEALQAWGRPRRVRLLVMVDRGHRELPIQPDFCGRVVPTSRQELIALCLQSIDQEEGVFLIKEAG, via the coding sequence ATGTCAGCCGATCGCATGGAGATCCTCTCGGCCGACGAGCTGGGGCGGACCCTCAATCGCCTTGCTTCTCAGGTGCTGGAGAGCGCTGCTGACAGCCATCAGTTGGTGCTGCTGGGGATTCCCACCCGCGGTGTGGCCCTGGCCGAGGTGCTGGCCCAACGTTTGGAGGCGCTTTGCGGGCATCCAATCGCCTGCGGCAGCCTCGATCCCACGTTTCACCGGGATGATCTCGATCGCATCGGCACCCGTCTGGCTACCCCAACCCAGTTGCCCGCCGATCTGGAGGGGCGCGATCTGGTGTTGGTCGACGATGTGATCTTCACCGGGCGCACCGTGCGCGCCGCCCTTGAGGCTCTGCAGGCGTGGGGTCGGCCCCGGCGGGTGCGGTTGTTGGTGATGGTGGACCGCGGCCATCGGGAGCTGCCGATCCAACCGGATTTCTGCGGCCGGGTGGTTCCCACCAGCAGGCAGGAGTTGATTGCGCTCTGCCTCCAATCGATCGATCAGGAGGAAGGGGTGTTTCTGATCAAAGAGGCTGGCTAA